From the genome of Nodosilinea sp. FACHB-141, one region includes:
- a CDS encoding PPC domain-containing DNA-binding protein, producing MQTHCLRFTPGQDLKQELQAFAQAQALEAGIILTALGSLTQASLRFAAAPEATIIASPLELISLSGTLSRHGMHLHGAVADAQGQVYGGHIMPGCLIRTTAEIAIANLPHLRLHRQPDPVTGYLELVVEALP from the coding sequence ATGCAAACCCACTGCCTACGCTTTACCCCAGGCCAAGATCTCAAGCAAGAGCTACAAGCCTTTGCCCAGGCTCAAGCGCTGGAAGCTGGGATTATTCTCACAGCGTTGGGTAGTTTGACCCAGGCATCGCTGCGGTTTGCGGCTGCCCCAGAGGCTACGATAATCGCTAGCCCACTGGAGCTGATTTCCCTTAGCGGGACGCTGTCGCGGCACGGCATGCATTTGCACGGGGCAGTGGCCGATGCCCAGGGCCAAGTCTACGGTGGTCACATCATGCCGGGCTGCTTGATTCGCACGACGGCAGAGATTGCGATCGCCAACCTGCCCCACCTGCGCTTGCACCGCCAGCCCGATCCGGTCACAGGCTACCTAGAGCTGGTAGTAGAAGCCCTTCCTTAA
- a CDS encoding HNH endonuclease: MAKPSLSSSQKQAVARRASGCCEYCLCQVKYSPDPFSIEHIIPRSKGSDDSLENLALACQGCNNRKYVQPQAYDPVIGYIVPLYNPRQHQWQEHFVWSQDLTLMLGITPTGRATVDKLALNREGIVNLRRVLAALGKHPP, from the coding sequence ATGGCTAAGCCCTCCCTAAGTTCGTCACAAAAACAAGCCGTTGCACGGCGGGCTTCCGGGTGTTGCGAGTACTGTCTTTGCCAGGTCAAATATTCCCCCGACCCCTTCTCCATTGAGCACATCATTCCTCGCTCAAAGGGCAGTGATGACAGTTTAGAAAATTTAGCGTTGGCCTGCCAGGGCTGCAACAATCGCAAGTACGTTCAGCCCCAAGCCTATGACCCTGTGATAGGATACATAGTCCCGCTCTACAATCCGCGCCAGCACCAGTGGCAAGAACATTTTGTTTGGAGCCAAGATTTGACCCTTATGCTGGGCATCACACCCACTGGCAGAGCGACCGTAGACAAACTGGCGCTCAATCGAGAGGGTATTGTAAATCTTCGCAGGGTATTGGCGGCACTTGGTAAGCATCCGCCCTGA
- the era gene encoding GTPase Era: protein MLQAISMVDTFDPIGYSAIPTPPEGFKSGFVGIVGRPNVGKSTLMNALVGQKVAITSPTAQTTRNRLRGILSNDQAQIIFVDTPGIHKPHHELGKILVKNARMAIDSVDTTLFVVDGSVDAGRGDQFVAELLAHTSGPVILGMNKVDQQPEEPEAIAPLDASYQRMADAHGWPLVKFSALHETSLDTLLATLIDQLDPGPYYYPPNLVTDQPERFIMGELIREQILLNTREEVPHSVAIAVDRVEEDTNITRILATIHVERESQKGILIGKKGSMLKVIGSDARQQIQKLVMGQVYLELFVKVVPKWRQSRSRLEDFGYRVEE, encoded by the coding sequence ATGTTACAGGCTATTAGCATGGTCGACACCTTTGACCCAATTGGCTACAGCGCTATCCCCACCCCGCCGGAGGGGTTTAAGTCTGGATTTGTGGGCATTGTGGGCCGCCCCAACGTGGGCAAATCGACGTTGATGAATGCTCTGGTGGGGCAAAAAGTAGCCATTACCTCCCCCACCGCCCAAACCACTCGCAACCGCCTGCGGGGCATCCTCTCTAACGACCAAGCTCAGATTATTTTTGTCGATACCCCCGGCATTCACAAGCCCCACCACGAGCTGGGCAAAATTTTGGTCAAAAACGCCCGCATGGCCATCGACTCGGTGGATACCACCCTGTTTGTGGTCGATGGCAGCGTAGACGCGGGGCGGGGCGACCAGTTTGTCGCTGAACTGCTGGCCCACACCAGCGGCCCAGTTATCCTAGGCATGAACAAAGTTGACCAGCAGCCGGAGGAACCGGAGGCGATCGCCCCCCTCGACGCCAGCTACCAGCGGATGGCTGACGCCCACGGCTGGCCCCTGGTCAAATTCTCGGCCCTGCACGAAACCAGCCTCGATACCCTGCTAGCCACGCTAATCGACCAGCTCGACCCCGGCCCTTACTACTACCCGCCCAATCTGGTCACCGATCAGCCCGAGCGGTTCATCATGGGTGAACTCATCCGCGAGCAGATTTTGCTCAACACGCGGGAAGAGGTGCCGCATTCGGTGGCGATCGCCGTTGACCGAGTCGAAGAAGACACCAACATCACCCGCATTCTCGCCACCATCCACGTTGAGCGCGAGTCGCAAAAGGGCATTTTGATCGGCAAAAAGGGCAGCATGCTGAAGGTGATTGGCTCCGATGCTCGCCAGCAAATTCAAAAACTGGTGATGGGTCAGGTGTATCTAGAGCTGTTTGTCAAAGTGGTGCCCAAATGGCGACAGTCCCGCAGCCGCCTCGAAGACTTTGGCTACCGGGTCGAGGAGTAG
- a CDS encoding secondary thiamine-phosphate synthase enzyme YjbQ, with the protein MTSSTATTRHHQQVLTLRSRGKSLQRFTAEVEQVVRASGVETGLCTVFLRHTSASLIIQENADPDVLVDLENFLAKLVPEGNHYIHSTEGPDDMPAHIRTVLTHTSETIPVVQGRLGLGTWQGIYLWEHRARGSSREVIVHVTGY; encoded by the coding sequence ATGACATCTTCTACCGCCACCACTCGCCACCACCAGCAGGTGCTGACCCTGCGATCGCGGGGCAAATCTCTCCAGCGGTTCACTGCTGAGGTTGAGCAGGTGGTGCGCGCCTCGGGGGTCGAGACTGGGCTGTGTACGGTGTTTTTGCGCCACACCTCTGCCAGCCTGATCATTCAAGAAAACGCCGACCCCGACGTGCTGGTGGATCTGGAGAATTTCTTGGCCAAGCTGGTGCCCGAGGGCAATCACTACATCCACAGCACCGAAGGCCCCGACGACATGCCGGCTCACATTCGCACGGTGCTCACCCACACCAGCGAAACTATTCCGGTTGTGCAGGGACGACTGGGCCTGGGCACCTGGCAGGGCATTTACCTGTGGGAACACCGGGCGCGGGGATCAAGCCGCGAGGTGATCGTCCATGTTACAGGCTATTAG
- a CDS encoding alr0857 family protein: MLKLTYSDADLLIEHLDLTVEAMVTQRSLVALRAGQPLVVQPGYGAFALPADLPGIAALKARSQGAIDISPCDIDWLEVTLRGTWLADNAASAEGILVVELGPQLEFQLVALWQRSLNWVAAPCSQGR; this comes from the coding sequence ATGTTGAAGCTAACTTATTCCGATGCAGATTTATTGATTGAGCATTTAGACCTCACCGTGGAAGCGATGGTCACCCAGCGCAGTCTGGTGGCTCTGCGGGCCGGACAGCCTTTGGTGGTGCAGCCGGGCTATGGAGCCTTTGCCCTGCCCGCCGACCTACCGGGAATTGCTGCACTCAAGGCTAGAAGTCAGGGAGCGATCGACATTTCTCCCTGCGACATCGACTGGCTCGAAGTTACCCTGCGGGGCACCTGGCTAGCAGACAATGCCGCCAGCGCCGAGGGCATTTTGGTGGTCGAACTTGGCCCCCAACTAGAGTTTCAGCTCGTCGCCCTGTGGCAGCGCAGCCTGAACTGGGTAGCGGCCCCCTGCTCTCAGGGGCGCTAA
- the trxA gene encoding thioredoxin, with the protein MADDATYLTLTADNFEAEVMQSDVPVLVDFWAAWCGPCRIMNPIVEELAETFAGRAKVAKLNVDEEDALALQYHVMAIPTLIFFQNGERVDTVEGVISKDDLVARLEALLTAGSAV; encoded by the coding sequence ATGGCTGACGATGCAACCTACCTCACCCTGACCGCCGACAACTTTGAGGCTGAGGTGATGCAAAGCGATGTGCCGGTGCTGGTCGACTTTTGGGCCGCCTGGTGTGGCCCCTGCCGCATTATGAACCCGATTGTGGAAGAGCTGGCCGAAACCTTTGCCGGTCGGGCCAAGGTCGCCAAGCTCAATGTTGACGAAGAAGATGCCCTGGCCCTTCAGTACCACGTGATGGCCATCCCCACCCTGATCTTCTTTCAGAATGGGGAGCGGGTTGACACCGTTGAAGGAGTCATCTCCAAGGATGACTTGGTGGCTCGGCTAGAGGCGTTGTTAACCGCCGGTTCGGCAGTTTAG
- a CDS encoding TM2 domain-containing protein, producing MTTSKPPDADKKISAGICGILLGSLGIHKFVLGYNQEGIIMLAVSLVGIVLSCLIIPVIGTFAMSVIGLVEGILYLTKTDEEFVDTYIKNKKPWF from the coding sequence ATGACGACATCAAAACCCCCAGACGCTGACAAGAAAATTTCGGCTGGCATTTGTGGCATCTTACTAGGCTCTTTGGGAATTCACAAGTTCGTTCTTGGCTATAACCAAGAGGGCATAATTATGCTAGCAGTTTCACTTGTTGGAATCGTTTTATCTTGTCTGATCATTCCAGTGATTGGGACTTTCGCCATGAGTGTTATTGGGTTAGTTGAAGGCATATTGTATTTAACTAAAACTGACGAAGAATTTGTCGATACTTATATCAAAAATAAGAAGCCATGGTTTTAG
- a CDS encoding DUF2752 domain-containing protein, which yields MWLYSKGWRSKLIHCYFQDIFGIIGPGCGLTRSLVALINGQLQKSVSYHAFGPAIFLGFIGLLAFSLISLLTSKRVILSPFRKYHPLFAIGFAVSLSAVFIGYYALRVIARYYNSALPSSLTTLDAWQFIVTSSNSI from the coding sequence ATGTGGCTTTACTCTAAAGGTTGGCGAAGTAAACTTATCCATTGCTATTTTCAAGACATATTTGGGATAATTGGCCCTGGCTGTGGACTGACTCGATCTTTAGTCGCGCTTATTAATGGACAATTGCAAAAATCTGTTAGCTATCATGCATTCGGTCCAGCAATCTTTTTAGGCTTCATCGGCTTGCTGGCCTTTAGCTTGATAAGTCTACTGACATCTAAAAGGGTGATACTTTCTCCGTTTAGAAAGTATCACCCCCTTTTTGCGATTGGTTTTGCTGTTAGCTTGTCGGCAGTTTTTATTGGATACTACGCTCTTCGAGTCATCGCTAGATACTATAACAGTGCTTTACCTAGCTCTCTTACAACCTTAGATGCTTGGCAGTTCATAGTCACTAGCTCAAATTCAATCTAG
- the rpmF gene encoding 50S ribosomal protein L32: MAVPKKKTSKQKRDQRRATWKRTAALQAKKAMSLGKSVLTGRSTSFVYPTDDEDDDEE, translated from the coding sequence ATGGCGGTTCCCAAGAAGAAAACCTCCAAACAAAAGCGTGACCAGCGTCGCGCCACTTGGAAGCGCACCGCAGCGCTCCAGGCCAAGAAAGCCATGTCCCTAGGTAAGTCTGTGCTCACCGGACGGTCCACTAGCTTTGTGTATCCCACCGATGATGAGGACGACGACGAAGAGTAA
- a CDS encoding caspase family protein, with protein MASHWPVIVGINQYQSLQPLMYAQFDALELRDFLVAEVGLPAQYCSLLTDISAVVYEGAAAPTREVMLQRLAQSCDRAGPEDTVWFFFSGYGVLWQGKDYLLPIDADPNRIEQTGILVETLLNQLAQGNQRQSIVMLDMNRPQSALSPASGGGNLGDQTLALAKSLEIPLVLSCQPNQFSQETLAVRHGLFTEALIEGMRFHGCLTLAQLVSYLRDRVPELCQHHWRPVQNPVALVPAGQQYAMLVPPSLVGQMPVGVMPQPETLPEPQPEPEIALPVEPSPGWPVYPALVPIDPPNNEFAKPWPPTQPLDPELPPGVLPEVTKPPAPSQPSVPSLVPWQRWGILVAGLLLLGVLWRNQESFVGGGSATAPSVVPPPDGAVAGGVANPAAETVGEPLFPGTAASGAEALARARTALDQRQFGEALSWLTQIPEDERPEDYEALVNQAEMGYTNAELSGGAALNQARRLIEPVSASLFNDAIEQARQVPVGDLAYEQAQADIERWSLVILDLAEGRAAAGDLDAAISAARLVPEDQGETWGQAQAQIQKWEQSRVNRQLLQEAQSLLQPDQATSFQSAIAIAQQIPPDYPESAIAQERIDQWSRDILAIARARAASGQLPSAISAAGLVPPGTSAYEQAQQEIQQWQGQ; from the coding sequence ATGGCAAGCCACTGGCCCGTGATCGTTGGCATCAATCAATATCAATCGCTTCAGCCCCTGATGTACGCCCAGTTTGATGCCCTCGAACTGCGAGACTTTTTAGTGGCCGAGGTGGGGTTGCCAGCCCAGTATTGCTCTCTATTGACAGATATCTCGGCGGTGGTCTATGAGGGGGCAGCTGCGCCAACCCGCGAGGTGATGCTGCAACGGTTGGCCCAGAGCTGCGATCGCGCCGGCCCCGAGGATACAGTGTGGTTTTTCTTTAGCGGCTACGGGGTGCTGTGGCAGGGGAAAGATTACCTACTGCCCATTGATGCTGACCCCAATCGCATTGAGCAGACCGGCATTTTGGTAGAAACGCTGCTGAATCAATTGGCCCAGGGGAATCAGCGCCAATCCATCGTCATGCTCGACATGAACCGACCCCAAAGTGCTCTCAGCCCTGCTTCTGGGGGCGGCAACCTAGGCGATCAAACCCTGGCTCTGGCTAAAAGTCTGGAGATTCCTCTGGTGCTCTCCTGCCAGCCCAACCAGTTTTCTCAGGAGACGCTGGCGGTGCGCCATGGGCTGTTTACCGAGGCCCTGATTGAAGGGATGCGGTTCCACGGCTGTTTGACCCTGGCGCAATTGGTGAGTTACCTGCGCGATCGCGTACCTGAGCTGTGTCAGCACCACTGGCGACCAGTGCAAAATCCTGTGGCATTGGTGCCTGCTGGCCAGCAGTACGCCATGCTCGTACCCCCCAGCCTGGTAGGCCAAATGCCCGTTGGCGTTATGCCCCAGCCTGAGACACTGCCAGAACCTCAGCCAGAGCCAGAAATTGCCTTGCCAGTAGAGCCGAGTCCAGGCTGGCCGGTTTACCCAGCTCTGGTGCCTATAGATCCGCCTAATAATGAGTTTGCTAAGCCTTGGCCACCGACCCAGCCGCTAGACCCGGAGCTGCCGCCGGGAGTTCTGCCCGAGGTCACAAAGCCCCCTGCTCCGAGCCAGCCGTCTGTTCCTAGCCTGGTGCCCTGGCAGCGCTGGGGAATTTTGGTAGCGGGCCTCCTGCTGCTCGGTGTGCTGTGGCGCAACCAAGAGAGCTTTGTGGGGGGAGGTTCTGCCACCGCGCCATCCGTCGTCCCCCCTCCCGATGGGGCTGTTGCGGGGGGAGTTGCCAATCCTGCTGCTGAGACGGTTGGGGAACCCCTCTTTCCGGGAACGGCTGCGAGTGGTGCCGAGGCCCTAGCACGAGCTAGAACGGCCCTTGACCAGCGTCAGTTTGGCGAGGCGCTGAGCTGGCTAACCCAAATTCCTGAGGACGAACGTCCTGAAGACTACGAAGCCCTAGTTAACCAAGCGGAAATGGGCTATACCAACGCTGAGCTGTCGGGGGGGGCTGCTCTCAACCAGGCCCGCCGCCTGATTGAGCCGGTTTCGGCCTCCCTGTTTAACGATGCCATTGAGCAGGCGCGGCAGGTGCCTGTTGGGGATCTGGCCTACGAACAGGCTCAGGCTGATATTGAGCGCTGGAGTTTGGTAATTTTAGACCTTGCCGAAGGCCGAGCCGCTGCAGGTGATTTAGATGCAGCCATTTCGGCCGCCCGCCTTGTGCCTGAAGACCAGGGTGAGACCTGGGGACAGGCCCAGGCCCAAATTCAAAAGTGGGAGCAGAGCCGAGTCAACCGGCAGCTGCTGCAAGAGGCCCAGAGCCTACTGCAGCCCGACCAGGCCACCTCGTTTCAATCGGCGATCGCGATCGCTCAGCAAATTCCCCCCGACTACCCCGAGTCGGCGATCGCCCAGGAGCGCATCGACCAGTGGAGCCGAGATATTTTGGCGATCGCTCGCGCCCGCGCTGCCTCTGGCCAGCTTCCCAGCGCTATCTCCGCCGCGGGCCTAGTGCCCCCAGGTACCAGCGCATATGAGCAGGCTCAGCAGGAGATTCAGCAGTGGCAGGGGCAGTGA
- a CDS encoding DUF427 domain-containing protein, giving the protein MFSPPNRIAPGPGQESVWDYPRPPRLEDSTRHIRVVFNGVVIADSRRTKRVLETSHPPTYYIPPEDVQMQYFQSVPRSTFCEWKGAAVYFTIAVGERVAEQVAWAYPQPTEAFESIANYIALYPSRMEACYVDDELVKSQPGDFYGGWITSDIVGPFKGDPGTWGW; this is encoded by the coding sequence ATGTTCTCTCCCCCCAACCGCATTGCCCCCGGCCCTGGCCAAGAATCCGTCTGGGATTACCCGCGTCCACCTCGGTTAGAAGACTCGACTCGGCACATTCGCGTGGTGTTTAACGGTGTGGTGATTGCCGATTCGCGGCGCACCAAGCGGGTGCTAGAGACCAGCCATCCGCCGACATACTACATTCCCCCTGAGGATGTGCAGATGCAGTATTTTCAGTCGGTGCCCCGCTCGACGTTCTGCGAATGGAAAGGGGCAGCGGTGTATTTCACAATAGCGGTGGGCGAACGGGTGGCCGAGCAGGTTGCCTGGGCCTATCCTCAGCCTACGGAAGCGTTCGAGAGTATTGCCAACTACATCGCCCTCTACCCCAGCCGCATGGAAGCTTGCTACGTCGATGATGAGCTGGTGAAGTCCCAGCCCGGCGACTTCTACGGCGGCTGGATTACCTCAGATATCGTTGGCCCCTTTAAAGGCGACCCTGGCACCTGGGGATGGTAA
- the murD gene encoding UDP-N-acetylmuramoyl-L-alanine--D-glutamate ligase has product MKNAHVIGLGKSGVAAARLLHREGWQVVLSDRGTSPSLVTQQEALRQDGITVLLDYSFVPDSRTNLLVVSPGVPWDSPALVAARENGLEVIGETELAWRFLQDRPWVGITGTNGKTTTTALTAAIFQAAGLNAPACGNIGYAACELALESTVPDWVIAELSSYQIEASATLAPQIGLWTTLTPDHLQRHGTVENYAQIKATLMHRSELAVFNGDDPYLRQHMPEEFPSAYWTSAAGKRAIAPLRPTAYIDDGWVKFEGIPIVQADALRMVGDHNQQNLLLAVTAACLAELDAEAIAAGVTSFPGVPHRLEHICTWQGIDFVNDSKATNYDAAEVGLRSVEAPAVLIAGGEAKEGDDTAWVQRIHERAATVLLIGDAAPQFAQRLETAGYRNYTIVENMERAVERGAEVAPSLGASVVLLSPACASFDQYPNFEQRGEHFRQLCQERFS; this is encoded by the coding sequence ATGAAAAACGCCCATGTAATTGGTCTGGGTAAGTCAGGAGTAGCGGCAGCGCGGCTGCTGCACCGCGAAGGCTGGCAGGTAGTGCTGAGCGATCGCGGCACCAGCCCATCTCTAGTCACCCAGCAGGAGGCTCTACGCCAGGACGGCATCACCGTGCTGCTCGACTACAGTTTTGTGCCCGATAGTCGCACCAACCTACTAGTGGTCAGCCCCGGCGTTCCTTGGGATAGCCCCGCCCTGGTAGCCGCCCGCGAGAACGGCTTGGAAGTGATTGGCGAAACCGAGCTGGCCTGGCGATTTCTGCAAGATCGCCCCTGGGTCGGCATTACCGGCACCAACGGCAAAACCACCACCACGGCCCTGACCGCCGCCATCTTCCAGGCTGCTGGGCTCAATGCGCCTGCCTGCGGCAACATTGGCTATGCCGCCTGCGAACTGGCCCTAGAATCAACGGTGCCCGACTGGGTGATTGCCGAGCTGAGCAGCTACCAGATCGAGGCCTCAGCCACCCTGGCTCCGCAGATTGGCCTGTGGACTACGCTCACCCCCGACCATCTCCAGCGCCATGGCACCGTCGAGAACTACGCCCAGATCAAAGCCACGCTGATGCACCGCTCAGAGCTGGCGGTGTTCAACGGCGACGATCCCTACCTACGCCAGCACATGCCGGAGGAGTTTCCCTCCGCCTACTGGACGAGCGCCGCAGGGAAGCGGGCCATTGCGCCCCTGCGACCTACCGCCTACATTGACGACGGCTGGGTTAAGTTTGAGGGCATTCCTATCGTGCAGGCCGATGCGTTGCGCATGGTGGGTGACCACAACCAGCAAAATCTGCTGCTGGCGGTCACGGCAGCTTGCTTGGCAGAGCTGGATGCAGAGGCGATCGCCGCCGGAGTGACTTCCTTTCCCGGCGTGCCCCATCGCCTAGAGCATATCTGCACCTGGCAGGGGATTGATTTTGTCAATGATTCAAAGGCGACTAACTACGATGCGGCTGAGGTGGGGCTGCGATCGGTAGAGGCCCCAGCTGTGCTGATTGCCGGTGGCGAAGCCAAGGAAGGCGACGACACCGCCTGGGTGCAGCGCATTCACGAACGGGCCGCCACCGTGCTGCTGATTGGCGATGCCGCCCCGCAGTTTGCTCAGCGCCTAGAGACCGCAGGCTATCGCAACTACACCATTGTCGAGAACATGGAGCGAGCAGTGGAGCGGGGCGCTGAAGTGGCCCCATCCTTAGGGGCCTCAGTTGTACTGCTTTCCCCTGCCTGTGCCAGCTTTGACCAGTATCCCAACTTTGAGCAGCGGGGCGAACACTTCCGCCAGCTTTGCCAGGAGCGATTTTCCTAG
- the glyS gene encoding glycine--tRNA ligase subunit beta yields MATFLLEVGTEELPASFVSDALHQWQTRIPAELAEQALAPEAVRFYGTPRRLAVMLDALPLRQPDRQEEVKGPPAQAAFKDGQPTKAAEGFAKSRGVDVSALEVRDTDKGSFVFVNQDIPGRAATDILTELIPQWILGLEGKRFMRWGDGDLRFPRPIRWLVALMDNEVLPITLENGSLVCTSDRISQGHRVLHPKPVPLRRAQDYVEALRDAFVEIDPAARRLLIQHQVEEKAKTLGGVPMISADLLDEVTNLVEWPTAVVGKFDTEFLDLPPEVAIIEMESHQRYFPLKQKADGLALMPSFITISNGDPSKDAIIAEGNARVIRARLSDGKFFFDADRAQPLDAFVAKLETVTFEERLGSMAAKVKRIGTVADHLCDQLNLGAQPRQHIRRAAYLCKADLVTQMVGEFPELQGVMGQKYALHSSEPEAVATAIVEHYLPKGAQDSLPQTLAGQVVGIADRLDTLVGIFSTGQLPTGSSDPFALRRAANAVLNIIWAAGLPLNLAKLLDTVVQDFAQDPTLAINAPEALRTQLHDFFLQRVQTLLQDEQGIDYDLVNAVLSDRALSDPLDVKDRALFLQAMRRSGRMNKVYETVNRATRLAAQGTLDTAVLDPEGVIAEAKLEAKAEHAFLAALKTLVPETKAAQASHDYDKLVAGLEQVAPVVSGFFDGPDSVLVMADEPAVRQNRLNLLGLLRNHALVLGDFGAIVKG; encoded by the coding sequence ATGGCGACATTTTTACTGGAAGTTGGCACCGAAGAACTGCCCGCCAGTTTCGTTAGCGATGCCCTCCACCAGTGGCAGACCCGGATTCCTGCCGAGTTGGCAGAGCAAGCCCTCGCCCCCGAAGCGGTGCGCTTCTACGGCACCCCCCGCCGCCTGGCGGTGATGCTCGACGCACTGCCCCTACGCCAGCCCGATCGCCAGGAAGAGGTCAAAGGCCCGCCGGCCCAGGCGGCCTTTAAGGATGGTCAGCCGACCAAAGCCGCCGAGGGGTTTGCTAAATCTAGGGGCGTCGATGTGTCTGCCCTAGAGGTGCGCGACACCGACAAAGGCTCGTTTGTGTTTGTCAATCAGGACATTCCGGGGCGGGCGGCCACCGATATTTTGACCGAGCTGATTCCCCAGTGGATTTTGGGGCTGGAGGGCAAGCGGTTTATGCGCTGGGGCGACGGCGACCTGCGCTTTCCGCGCCCGATTCGCTGGTTGGTGGCGCTGATGGATAACGAGGTGCTGCCCATCACCCTCGAGAATGGGTCGCTGGTCTGTACGAGCGATCGCATCTCCCAGGGCCACCGCGTGCTGCACCCTAAGCCCGTACCACTACGTCGCGCCCAAGACTACGTCGAGGCACTGCGCGACGCCTTCGTCGAGATCGACCCCGCCGCCCGTCGGCTTTTGATCCAGCACCAGGTCGAGGAGAAGGCCAAGACCCTGGGGGGCGTGCCGATGATTTCTGCTGACCTGCTCGACGAAGTCACTAATCTGGTGGAATGGCCCACCGCCGTCGTGGGCAAGTTCGACACCGAATTTCTCGACCTGCCGCCGGAAGTTGCCATCATCGAAATGGAGAGCCACCAGCGTTACTTTCCGCTGAAGCAGAAAGCCGACGGGTTGGCGCTGATGCCCAGTTTCATCACTATCTCCAACGGCGACCCCAGCAAAGACGCGATTATCGCCGAAGGCAACGCTCGGGTGATTCGCGCCCGCCTTTCCGACGGCAAGTTTTTCTTCGACGCCGATCGCGCCCAGCCCCTCGACGCCTTTGTCGCCAAGCTCGAAACCGTCACCTTTGAAGAACGGCTGGGCTCCATGGCCGCCAAGGTGAAGCGGATTGGCACCGTAGCTGACCACCTCTGCGACCAGCTCAACCTAGGGGCTCAGCCCCGCCAGCACATTCGCCGCGCCGCCTACCTGTGCAAGGCAGACCTAGTCACCCAAATGGTGGGTGAGTTCCCCGAACTCCAGGGGGTGATGGGGCAAAAGTATGCCCTCCACAGCAGCGAGCCCGAGGCCGTGGCCACCGCCATCGTCGAGCACTACCTGCCCAAGGGCGCGCAGGATAGCCTTCCCCAAACCCTGGCCGGTCAGGTGGTAGGCATTGCCGATCGCCTCGACACTCTAGTTGGCATTTTTAGCACTGGCCAGCTGCCCACGGGTTCCTCTGACCCCTTTGCCCTGCGGCGGGCCGCCAACGCGGTGCTGAATATTATCTGGGCGGCGGGGCTGCCCCTGAATTTGGCCAAACTGTTGGATACCGTCGTGCAGGACTTTGCTCAAGATCCGACCCTGGCGATCAACGCCCCCGAAGCGCTGCGCACCCAGCTCCACGACTTTTTCTTGCAGCGGGTGCAGACGCTACTGCAAGACGAGCAGGGCATCGACTACGACCTAGTGAATGCAGTACTGAGCGATCGCGCCCTCAGCGATCCGCTAGATGTCAAAGATCGCGCCTTGTTCTTGCAGGCTATGCGCCGCAGCGGCCGCATGAATAAAGTCTATGAAACCGTAAACCGGGCCACTCGTCTTGCCGCCCAGGGCACCCTCGACACCGCCGTGCTCGACCCCGAGGGCGTGATTGCCGAGGCCAAGCTAGAGGCTAAAGCCGAGCATGCCTTCTTGGCGGCGCTCAAAACCCTGGTACCCGAGACCAAGGCCGCCCAGGCTAGCCACGACTACGACAAGCTGGTGGCGGGCCTAGAGCAGGTGGCCCCGGTGGTCAGCGGCTTCTTTGACGGCCCCGATAGCGTGCTGGTGATGGCCGACGAGCCAGCGGTGCGGCAAAACCGCCTCAACCTGCTGGGGCTGCTGCGCAACCACGCCCTGGTACTAGGCGACTTTGGCGCCATCGTTAAGGGATAG